A region of Candidatus Binatia bacterium DNA encodes the following proteins:
- a CDS encoding bifunctional oligoribonuclease/PAP phosphatase NrnA, with product MGQAKGPLVSLLAAVAGPQPLVILPHDNPDPDALASAAALQYILRELAGKESVIALGGIIGRAENRAMVKYLNINLVPVKEVDLKPDSQVALVDTQPGRTNNSLPQEVRPTVVIDHHPPYSSTDGIPFVDLRDQYGATSTILTEYLRDSHLTVESKIATALFYGIAAETQDLGREATPADFAASHFLYPYANKRRLGKIENARVPREYFRTFRDAIEEAVVYDKVVISDLGDVLYPDMVAEVADFLLRLDEVEWALAMGCYKKCLYVSLRTTDREANAGEILQKVLGSRSAGGHDMIAGGKVRIDGNGLEREKIAVRVKDRLLRRIGVEGANPWDLV from the coding sequence ATGGGCCAAGCCAAGGGACCACTGGTCTCACTTCTGGCCGCGGTCGCGGGACCGCAGCCTCTCGTCATCCTGCCCCACGACAACCCGGATCCCGACGCGCTCGCCAGCGCCGCCGCGCTGCAATACATCCTGCGCGAGCTCGCCGGCAAGGAATCGGTGATCGCGCTCGGCGGCATCATCGGCCGCGCCGAGAACCGGGCGATGGTCAAGTATCTGAACATCAACCTGGTGCCGGTGAAGGAGGTCGACCTGAAGCCGGACAGCCAGGTGGCGCTGGTCGACACCCAGCCCGGGCGGACGAACAACTCGCTACCGCAGGAGGTCCGTCCGACCGTGGTGATCGATCACCATCCGCCGTACAGCTCGACCGACGGCATTCCGTTCGTCGATCTGCGCGATCAGTACGGCGCGACGTCGACGATCCTCACCGAGTACCTGCGCGACTCGCACCTGACCGTCGAGAGCAAGATTGCGACGGCGCTGTTCTACGGCATCGCCGCCGAGACGCAGGACCTCGGACGCGAGGCGACGCCTGCCGACTTCGCGGCGAGCCACTTCCTCTACCCGTACGCGAACAAGCGCCGCCTCGGAAAGATCGAGAACGCGCGCGTGCCGCGCGAGTACTTCCGCACCTTCCGCGACGCCATCGAGGAAGCCGTGGTGTACGACAAGGTCGTCATCTCCGACCTCGGCGACGTCCTCTATCCGGACATGGTGGCGGAGGTCGCGGACTTCCTGCTGCGCCTCGACGAGGTCGAGTGGGCGCTCGCCATGGGCTGCTACAAGAAGTGCCTCTACGTCTCGCTGCGCACCACCGACCGCGAGGCGAACGCCGGCGAGATCCTGCAGAAGGTGCTCGGCAGCCGCTCGGCGGGCGGCCACGACATGATCGCCGGCGGCAAGGTGCGCATCGACGGCAACGGCCTCGAGCGCGAGAAGATCGCGGTGCGGGTGAAGGATCGCCTGCTGCGCCGGATCGGCGTCGAGGGCGCGAACCCCTGGGACCTGGTGTAG
- the queG gene encoding tRNA epoxyqueuosine(34) reductase QueG has translation MAHIKREILTAGEKLGFVRPRVATIGRVERDEFFRRWLDDGRAGDMRFLLHHVKVRLDPRTRYPWARSVISAFFPYAAPPPPRVDWRRELRGRVAAYAAGPDYHDVMGERLARWAAAVEEIAPGARAAGFVDTAAVFEHEWAARAGVGWTGKHTLTLSEDEGSYAFLGELLVSLELDPDAPVPDRCGTCTRCIASCPTNAIEPGYLLEPRRCISYLTIEHRGAIPRELRSLLGEWVFGCDLCQIACPWNRDEVGPDLDELAPDLRMLLALDEEGFAARYGASALRRTGRTGRIGLARNAAVVLGNTGNPDAVPALAEALRSHDAPLVRQHVAWALGRLRDVDPQGACAALERALHDPDEAVRAEARDALDGVG, from the coding sequence ATGGCACACATCAAGCGCGAGATTCTCACGGCTGGAGAGAAGCTCGGCTTCGTGCGTCCGCGCGTTGCGACGATCGGCCGGGTCGAGCGCGACGAGTTCTTCCGTCGCTGGCTCGACGACGGACGCGCGGGTGACATGCGCTTCCTCTTGCACCACGTGAAGGTGCGGCTCGATCCGCGCACGCGCTATCCATGGGCGCGCTCGGTGATCAGCGCGTTCTTCCCGTACGCGGCGCCTCCTCCGCCGCGCGTCGACTGGCGACGCGAGCTGCGCGGTCGCGTCGCCGCCTACGCCGCCGGACCGGACTACCACGACGTCATGGGCGAACGCCTTGCGCGCTGGGCTGCGGCGGTCGAGGAGATCGCGCCCGGCGCGCGCGCCGCGGGCTTCGTCGATACCGCGGCGGTCTTCGAGCACGAGTGGGCCGCGCGCGCCGGCGTCGGCTGGACGGGCAAGCACACGCTGACGCTCAGCGAGGACGAGGGCTCGTACGCGTTCCTCGGCGAGCTGCTGGTGAGCCTCGAGCTCGATCCCGACGCACCGGTCCCCGACCGCTGCGGCACGTGCACGCGCTGCATCGCGTCCTGCCCGACGAACGCCATCGAGCCTGGCTACCTGCTCGAGCCGCGGCGCTGCATCTCGTACTTGACGATCGAGCATCGCGGCGCGATCCCGCGCGAGCTGCGATCGCTGCTCGGCGAGTGGGTGTTCGGCTGCGACCTGTGCCAGATCGCGTGCCCGTGGAACCGCGACGAGGTCGGCCCCGACCTCGACGAGCTCGCACCGGACCTGCGCATGCTGCTCGCGCTCGACGAGGAAGGCTTTGCCGCGCGCTATGGCGCGAGCGCGCTGCGCCGCACCGGACGTACCGGACGCATCGGGCTCGCGCGCAACGCGGCGGTCGTGCTCGGCAACACCGGCAACCCGGACGCGGTGCCGGCGCTGGCCGAGGCGCTCCGCTCCCACGACGCGCCGCTCGTCCGCCAGCACGTCGCCTGGGCGCTCGGACGGCTGCGCGACGTCGACCCGCAAGGCGCGTGCGCGGCGCTCGAGCGGGCGCTGCACGATCCCGACGAAGCGGTGCGCGCGGAGGCGCGCGACGCGCTCGACGGCGTCGGCTGA
- a CDS encoding FliA/WhiG family RNA polymerase sigma factor, giving the protein MKEEDVTAYLPLVRQVVQQVQAALPASIEHDEVMSWGVDGLLDAFKKYDPSKATHFQTYARIRIRGAILDQLRSLDWVSRTVRQKANHLSREAQKLEHHLGRQASHDELASSMGMSIDRLHELMSEVGDLAMISLEDVAFGRNNERLGFEDYIAAQTGDPMAALLSRERAGAVANAIQQLPEKERLVMPLYYHAELTMKEVGARLGITESRVSQLHTQAITRLRSILSSYVQDTLPDPVAAH; this is encoded by the coding sequence GTGAAGGAGGAGGACGTCACGGCGTACCTCCCACTCGTGCGTCAAGTGGTGCAGCAGGTGCAGGCTGCGCTTCCGGCGTCGATCGAGCACGACGAGGTGATGAGCTGGGGCGTCGACGGTCTGCTCGACGCGTTCAAGAAGTACGATCCGTCGAAGGCGACCCACTTCCAGACCTACGCGCGCATCCGCATCCGCGGCGCGATCCTCGATCAGCTGCGCTCGCTCGACTGGGTGTCGCGCACGGTGCGCCAGAAGGCGAACCACCTCTCGCGCGAGGCGCAGAAGCTCGAGCATCATCTCGGGCGTCAAGCATCGCACGACGAGCTCGCGTCCTCGATGGGGATGTCGATCGACCGTCTGCACGAGCTGATGAGCGAGGTCGGCGACCTCGCCATGATCTCGCTCGAGGACGTGGCCTTCGGTCGCAACAACGAGCGCCTCGGCTTCGAGGACTACATCGCGGCGCAGACGGGCGATCCGATGGCCGCGCTGCTGTCGCGCGAGCGCGCGGGCGCCGTCGCGAACGCGATCCAGCAGCTCCCCGAGAAGGAGCGCCTGGTCATGCCGCTGTACTACCACGCCGAGCTGACCATGAAGGAGGTCGGCGCTCGCCTCGGCATCACCGAGTCGCGCGTCTCGCAGCTCCACACGCAGGCGATCACCCGCCTGCGCTCGATCCTCTCGAGCTACGTCCAGGATACGCTGCCGGACCCCGTGGCCGCGCACTGA
- a CDS encoding molybdenum cofactor guanylyltransferase, with protein sequence MTRAAGSVRSGAILAGGRSSRIGRPKALLELGGEPLLVHVARALAPSCDELLIVAAPPDALPDGLLDELRRLATRLARTWRALGGRATFALRPRVRIVHDAHAHLGPCSGLASALAAARGEVAFVTACDQPFLAPAVVAEVLARCEARTRPDVVLARWRGYLEPLVAAYRVSTMAAHYARQLGEGQLRPTARLDRVRCAVLDERELRALDPDGLSFVNVNSRADYASARAIAAERFAPALSARPRGPAAYPGRSSRGSSAGG encoded by the coding sequence ATGACCCGCGCGGCCGGCAGCGTGCGCAGCGGCGCGATCCTCGCGGGCGGCCGCTCGAGCCGCATCGGCCGTCCGAAGGCGCTGCTCGAGCTCGGCGGCGAGCCGCTGCTGGTGCACGTCGCGCGCGCGCTCGCGCCGTCGTGCGACGAGCTGCTGATCGTCGCGGCCCCGCCCGACGCGCTGCCGGACGGTCTGCTCGACGAGCTGCGGCGCCTCGCGACCCGGCTCGCGCGCACCTGGCGCGCGCTCGGTGGCCGCGCGACCTTCGCGCTGCGTCCGCGGGTGCGCATCGTGCACGACGCGCACGCGCACCTCGGACCGTGCTCCGGGCTCGCGAGCGCGCTCGCCGCGGCGCGCGGCGAGGTCGCCTTCGTCACCGCCTGCGACCAGCCGTTCCTCGCGCCTGCGGTGGTCGCCGAGGTGCTCGCGCGCTGCGAGGCGCGCACGCGCCCCGATGTCGTCCTCGCGCGCTGGCGCGGCTACCTCGAGCCGCTGGTCGCCGCGTATCGGGTGTCGACCATGGCGGCGCACTACGCGCGTCAGCTCGGCGAAGGACAGCTACGGCCGACCGCCCGCCTCGACCGCGTGCGTTGCGCCGTCCTCGACGAGCGCGAGCTGCGCGCGCTCGATCCGGACGGGCTCAGCTTCGTGAACGTCAACTCCCGCGCCGACTACGCGTCGGCGCGGGCGATTGCCGCCGAGCGCTTCGCGCCCGCGCTCAGTGCGCGGCCACGGGGTCCGGCAGCGTATCCTGGACGTAGCTCGAGAGGATCGAGCGCAGGCGGGTGA
- a CDS encoding PfkB family carbohydrate kinase, whose product MSLLIIGTLAFDDIETPAGSVKNEIGGSAAYAALAASFSSPTAVCAIIGNDFPKETLDRLASRGVDLTGVTVGDGPSFRWSGRYHENLNNRDTLDTQLNVLTQFRAELPESYRDFEYVFLGNIDPELQLSVLRQLRRRKLVACDTMNFWLDNARPAVERVLSQIDMLIINDEEARQLSGEHNLVRAAHKIRKMGPQRLLIKRGEYGVLAFEEGSIFAMPAYPLEEVFDPTGAGDTFAGGLLGYLARHGATSSGLRRAIAQGSVMASLVVERFGMQRLWEVSPADIEARYQAFVRLTDFTGA is encoded by the coding sequence ATGTCGCTCCTGATCATCGGCACGCTCGCCTTCGACGACATCGAAACCCCCGCCGGCTCCGTCAAGAACGAGATCGGCGGGTCGGCCGCCTACGCCGCGCTCGCGGCGAGCTTCTCCAGCCCCACCGCGGTCTGCGCGATCATCGGCAACGACTTCCCGAAGGAGACGCTCGATCGGCTCGCGAGCCGCGGCGTCGACTTGACGGGCGTCACGGTCGGCGACGGGCCGAGCTTCCGCTGGTCGGGCCGCTATCACGAGAACCTCAACAACCGCGACACGCTCGACACCCAGCTCAACGTGCTGACCCAGTTCCGCGCCGAGCTGCCCGAGTCGTACCGCGACTTCGAGTACGTCTTCCTCGGCAACATCGACCCCGAGCTGCAGCTCTCGGTCCTGCGTCAGCTCCGGCGACGCAAGCTCGTCGCGTGCGACACGATGAACTTCTGGCTCGACAACGCGCGTCCCGCGGTCGAGCGCGTGCTCTCGCAGATCGACATGCTGATCATCAACGACGAGGAAGCGCGTCAGCTGTCGGGCGAGCACAACCTGGTGCGCGCCGCGCACAAGATCCGCAAGATGGGCCCGCAGCGGCTGCTCATCAAGCGCGGCGAGTACGGCGTCCTCGCGTTCGAGGAGGGCTCGATCTTCGCGATGCCGGCCTATCCGCTCGAGGAGGTCTTCGACCCGACGGGCGCCGGCGACACGTTCGCGGGCGGCTTGCTCGGCTACCTCGCGCGGCACGGCGCGACGTCGTCCGGGCTGCGCCGCGCGATCGCGCAGGGCAGCGTGATGGCGTCGCTGGTGGTCGAGCGCTTCGGCATGCAGCGCCTGTGGGAGGTGTCGCCCGCCGACATCGAGGCGCGCTACCAGGCCTTCGTGCGCTTGACGGATTTCACCGGCGCCTGA
- a CDS encoding 5-formyltetrahydrofolate cyclo-ligase: MPAGSSVLEEKKRLRAELRAARRALPEGALADASASVARIAAGSAAIERAQTVAGYVACDGEIDVAPVLEAARARGATVLLPRRAAPGRLELVVTPEGAELAPSGPARILEPCGAACELASLPQPAVLLAPAVALDRRGARLGRGGGDYDRLIPRLRALGWTIVGVCHATSLLDELPVEPHDQRVDAVLTDAGLLTTG, translated from the coding sequence TTGCCTGCCGGGTCGTCGGTCCTCGAGGAAAAGAAGCGTCTCCGCGCGGAGTTGCGGGCGGCTCGCCGCGCCCTCCCGGAGGGCGCGCTGGCCGACGCCTCGGCGTCGGTCGCCCGCATCGCGGCCGGCAGCGCTGCGATCGAGCGGGCGCAGACGGTCGCCGGCTACGTCGCCTGCGACGGCGAGATCGACGTGGCGCCGGTGCTGGAGGCCGCGCGGGCGCGCGGCGCGACCGTGCTGCTGCCGCGGCGGGCCGCCCCGGGGCGGCTCGAGCTGGTCGTCACCCCGGAGGGCGCGGAGCTCGCGCCGAGCGGGCCGGCGCGCATCCTCGAGCCGTGCGGCGCCGCGTGCGAGCTCGCGTCGCTGCCGCAGCCGGCCGTGCTGCTCGCCCCCGCGGTCGCGCTCGACCGTCGCGGGGCCCGCCTGGGCCGCGGCGGCGGCGACTACGACCGGTTGATCCCGCGGCTGCGGGCGCTCGGCTGGACGATCGTCGGCGTGTGCCACGCGACGAGCCTGCTCGACGAGCTGCCGGTCGAGCCCCACGACCAGCGCGTCGACGCGGTCCTCACCGACGCCGGCCTCCTGACCACCGGCTGA
- the metK gene encoding methionine adenosyltransferase, which yields MALKNFFFTSESVSEGHPDKMCDLISDAVVDEILRQDPKARIACETLCKTGMVVIAGEITTNAKIAYSEIARETIKEIGYTSSEMGFDYDTCAVLTAIDRQSPDISMGVTKENEAEQGAGDQGLMFGFACNETPELMPLPISLAHRLVKHLTQIRKEHPQQYPFLRPDSKSQVTVQYVDGKPARVRNVVISTQHSEDVTNEKLRQVIIDDVIKQVIPKHFLTPETEFHINPTGRFVVGGPKGDCGLTGRKIIVDTYGGYGRHGGGAFSGKDPSKVDRSAAYMGRYIAKNVVAAGLAERCEVQIAYAIGIARPMSVLIDTFGTGVVPDEQIADAVLEIFDLRPYGIIKTLDLLRPIYKKTAAYGHFGQAPEGGFFTWEREDKAPVLAERFGRQVPKRA from the coding sequence ATGGCGCTCAAGAACTTTTTCTTCACCTCGGAGTCCGTCTCCGAGGGGCATCCGGACAAGATGTGCGATCTGATCTCCGACGCCGTCGTCGACGAGATCCTGCGCCAGGACCCGAAGGCGCGCATCGCGTGCGAGACGCTGTGCAAGACGGGCATGGTGGTGATCGCCGGCGAGATCACGACCAACGCGAAGATCGCCTACAGCGAGATCGCCCGCGAGACCATCAAGGAGATCGGCTACACGTCCTCCGAGATGGGCTTCGACTACGACACCTGCGCGGTGCTCACCGCCATCGACCGTCAGTCGCCCGACATCAGCATGGGCGTCACCAAGGAGAACGAGGCGGAGCAGGGCGCGGGTGACCAGGGCCTGATGTTCGGCTTCGCGTGCAACGAGACGCCCGAGCTGATGCCGCTGCCGATCTCGCTCGCACACCGTCTCGTCAAGCATCTCACGCAGATCCGCAAGGAGCACCCGCAGCAGTACCCGTTCCTGCGTCCGGACTCGAAGTCGCAGGTCACCGTGCAGTACGTCGACGGCAAGCCGGCGAGGGTGCGCAACGTCGTCATCTCGACGCAGCACAGCGAGGACGTGACGAACGAGAAGCTGCGTCAGGTGATCATCGACGACGTCATCAAGCAGGTGATCCCGAAGCACTTCCTGACGCCGGAGACCGAGTTCCACATCAACCCGACCGGCCGCTTCGTGGTCGGCGGTCCGAAGGGCGACTGCGGCCTCACCGGACGCAAGATCATCGTCGACACCTACGGCGGCTACGGGCGTCACGGCGGCGGCGCGTTCTCGGGCAAGGACCCGTCGAAGGTCGACCGCTCGGCCGCGTACATGGGCCGCTACATCGCGAAGAACGTCGTCGCGGCGGGGCTCGCCGAGCGCTGCGAGGTGCAGATCGCGTACGCGATCGGCATCGCGCGCCCGATGTCGGTGCTGATCGACACCTTCGGCACCGGCGTGGTGCCCGACGAGCAGATCGCCGACGCCGTGCTCGAGATCTTCGACCTGCGCCCCTACGGCATCATCAAGACGCTCGACCTGCTGCGCCCGATCTACAAGAAGACCGCAGCGTACGGCCACTTCGGCCAGGCGCCCGAGGGCGGCTTCTTCACCTGGGAGCGCGAGGACAAGGCGCCCGTCCTCGCCGAGCGCTTCGGGCGTCAGGTTCCGAAGCGCGCCTGA
- a CDS encoding DNA-3-methyladenine glycosylase has translation MLAREDAQRRARAAARRATPPEPSSTTNAPAPRSLGTTPPVSFFRRPALELAPDLLGLILAHETPEGLVAGRIVEVEAYCGPDDLAAHSARGRRTARNEVMYGEGGVAYVYFIYGMHWCVNVVAATRDVPEAVLLRALEPVHGLELMRARRGARVPDAALARGPGNLTKALGIDRSLNGADLRTSALRIYRPRCGLPDRSDVVRSRRIGVDYAGPWAELPWRFSLRGNPSVSRPPRSE, from the coding sequence TTGCTCGCACGCGAAGACGCGCAGCGGCGCGCGCGCGCCGCTGCGCGCCGAGCGACGCCACCGGAGCCGTCGAGCACCACGAACGCCCCGGCGCCGCGCTCGCTCGGCACGACGCCACCCGTCTCCTTCTTCCGCCGTCCGGCGCTCGAGCTCGCGCCGGACCTGCTCGGCCTGATCCTCGCGCACGAGACGCCGGAAGGTCTCGTCGCGGGACGCATCGTCGAGGTCGAGGCGTACTGCGGACCGGACGATCTCGCCGCGCACTCGGCGCGCGGTCGACGCACGGCGCGCAACGAGGTGATGTACGGCGAGGGCGGCGTCGCCTACGTCTACTTCATCTACGGCATGCACTGGTGCGTGAACGTCGTCGCTGCGACGCGCGACGTTCCCGAAGCCGTGCTGCTGCGCGCGCTCGAGCCGGTGCACGGTCTCGAGCTCATGCGCGCCCGCCGCGGCGCGCGTGTGCCGGACGCGGCGCTCGCGCGTGGTCCGGGCAACCTGACCAAGGCGCTCGGCATCGACCGGTCGCTCAACGGCGCCGATCTGCGCACGAGCGCGCTGCGCATCTACCGGCCGCGCTGCGGCCTCCCCGATCGCAGCGACGTCGTCAGGTCGCGCCGCATCGGCGTCGACTACGCGGGGCCGTGGGCCGAGCTGCCCTGGCGCTTCTCGCTGCGCGGCAACCCGAGCGTGTCGCGGCCGCCGCGCAGCGAGTGA
- a CDS encoding SCP2 sterol-binding domain-containing protein, with the protein MAEEITVAEFFEKVVPEGFAAEAQNAQDEATLCYVVTGDGGGEWTLKVAGGKMTVERGKPENALVTYTVSAKDALDAINARNGAAPALIVPPRRQGSRSGMSPAVKALRGTVEQNLTRPDGDPFKIEICFNGAATPRAKVTVALADQLAMAEGKMNPQEAFMTGKLKIEGDMGFMMQVGMALQS; encoded by the coding sequence ATGGCTGAAGAGATCACGGTCGCGGAGTTCTTCGAGAAGGTGGTTCCCGAGGGCTTCGCAGCGGAGGCCCAGAACGCTCAGGACGAGGCGACCCTGTGCTACGTCGTGACCGGCGACGGCGGCGGCGAGTGGACGCTCAAGGTCGCCGGCGGCAAGATGACCGTCGAGCGCGGCAAGCCGGAGAACGCGCTCGTCACCTACACCGTCTCCGCGAAGGACGCGCTCGACGCGATCAACGCGCGCAACGGCGCCGCGCCGGCGCTGATCGTGCCGCCGCGCCGGCAGGGGTCGCGCTCGGGCATGAGCCCGGCGGTGAAGGCGCTGCGCGGCACGGTCGAGCAGAACCTCACCCGTCCGGACGGCGATCCGTTCAAGATCGAGATCTGCTTCAACGGCGCCGCGACGCCGCGCGCCAAGGTCACCGTGGCGCTCGCCGATCAGCTCGCGATGGCCGAGGGCAAGATGAACCCGCAGGAAGCCTTCATGACCGGCAAGCTGAAGATCGAAGGCGACATGGGCTTCATGATGCAGGTCGGGATGGCTCTCCAGAGCTGA
- a CDS encoding MFS transporter → MLAAITHFTGGMSTGMFILYPLFLAHLGADELLIGQVMGLGAAAAVATRPIAGHLLDVLGGRRTLLWAGLVNLASIVPLAFVGVIGAPLLLLTVLHAIAAGTLFASYFTYAAHIVPLARRIEGVAMFGVAGMLPNGLAPPLSEFLIDRAGFAAYFACAAGFTAVSLLFTLLLEDARGEHPAPTERPRASVWLRLVVLPELRVVYLTTFLFGVGLAAIFTFLAPYAVAAGRGEVGGFFFAYAMAAILTRVVGGRIPERVGPRNVLVPALLAYAIGLALTPFTSTQPPLLALGALCGAGHGYAFPILNVLTVARTPGHVRGAVVSLYTAMIDLGQMAGAPLLGAIAMRSFPAMFLTAAGALVLAVLAVRFADRPGVVERV, encoded by the coding sequence GTGCTCGCGGCGATCACCCACTTCACGGGTGGCATGTCGACGGGCATGTTCATCCTCTACCCGCTGTTCCTCGCCCACCTCGGCGCGGACGAGCTCCTGATCGGGCAGGTGATGGGCCTCGGCGCGGCGGCGGCGGTGGCGACGCGCCCGATCGCGGGACATCTGCTCGACGTCCTCGGAGGACGGCGGACGCTGCTCTGGGCCGGGCTCGTCAATCTCGCGAGCATCGTGCCGCTCGCCTTCGTCGGCGTGATCGGCGCGCCGCTGCTCCTGCTCACCGTCCTGCACGCGATCGCCGCCGGGACGCTGTTCGCGAGCTACTTCACCTATGCCGCGCACATCGTGCCGCTCGCGCGCCGCATCGAGGGCGTCGCGATGTTCGGCGTCGCGGGCATGCTGCCGAACGGGCTCGCGCCACCGCTCAGCGAGTTCCTGATCGACCGCGCCGGCTTCGCCGCGTACTTCGCGTGCGCCGCGGGCTTCACCGCGGTGTCGCTGCTCTTCACGCTGCTGCTCGAGGACGCGCGCGGCGAGCACCCGGCGCCGACCGAGCGTCCGCGCGCGAGCGTCTGGCTGCGGCTCGTCGTGCTGCCCGAGCTGCGCGTCGTCTACCTGACGACGTTCCTCTTCGGCGTCGGGCTCGCGGCGATCTTCACGTTCCTCGCGCCGTACGCGGTCGCGGCGGGGCGCGGCGAGGTCGGCGGCTTCTTCTTCGCGTACGCCATGGCGGCGATTCTGACGCGCGTCGTCGGCGGACGGATCCCCGAGCGGGTCGGGCCGCGGAACGTGCTCGTCCCGGCGCTGCTCGCCTACGCGATCGGTCTCGCGCTGACGCCGTTCACCAGCACGCAGCCGCCGCTGCTCGCGCTCGGCGCGCTGTGCGGCGCGGGGCACGGCTACGCGTTCCCGATCTTGAACGTGCTCACCGTCGCCCGCACGCCGGGGCACGTGCGCGGCGCCGTGGTCAGCCTCTACACCGCGATGATCGACCTCGGGCAGATGGCGGGCGCGCCGCTGCTCGGCGCGATCGCGATGCGGAGCTTCCCGGCGATGTTCTTGACGGCGGCGGGCGCGCTGGTGCTGGCGGTGCTCGCGGTGCGCTTCGCCGACCGCCCTGGCGTGGTCGAGCGCGTGTAG
- a CDS encoding SMP-30/gluconolactonase/LRE family protein, whose product MRRGGRLVRAALSIALALGAAACGGDSDPKLPNPAPPATTEVSGLAGPEGLTFDSNGVLYVGTSTGSIVRVFPEGFTDVFFETGRELAGLATGPQNEIFAAAFTTGEVLAISQAGVLRVATSGLDSPNAIVFDRFQRPLVSAMGLGGRPQIALIEIDGTYQTLTREIPTPNGMAFGPDGLLYVADTFNNRVVRMQQSDDGELSTPELYASGLGLPDGIAFDERGHLFVAGAGSIWVVLPEEAPAARPFVTAGDVYGPASLAFGFGTGRDPTRLYFTNFGFPELGSGSTVASVRVGIRGNRLYAP is encoded by the coding sequence ATGAGGCGCGGTGGCAGACTCGTCCGGGCGGCACTCTCGATCGCGCTCGCGCTCGGCGCGGCGGCATGTGGCGGCGATTCCGATCCCAAGCTGCCGAATCCGGCGCCGCCGGCCACCACCGAGGTGTCCGGCCTCGCGGGCCCCGAGGGGCTCACCTTCGACAGCAACGGCGTGCTGTACGTCGGAACGTCGACCGGCAGCATCGTCCGCGTCTTCCCCGAGGGCTTCACGGACGTCTTCTTCGAGACCGGACGCGAGCTCGCAGGGCTCGCGACCGGGCCGCAGAACGAGATCTTCGCCGCCGCGTTCACGACCGGCGAGGTGCTCGCGATCAGCCAGGCCGGCGTGCTGCGCGTCGCGACGAGCGGCCTCGACAGCCCGAACGCGATCGTCTTCGACCGCTTCCAGCGTCCGCTCGTCTCCGCGATGGGCCTCGGCGGTCGCCCGCAGATCGCGCTGATCGAGATCGACGGCACGTACCAGACGCTGACCCGCGAGATCCCGACGCCGAACGGCATGGCGTTCGGCCCCGACGGGCTGCTCTACGTCGCCGACACCTTCAACAACCGCGTCGTGCGCATGCAGCAGAGCGACGACGGCGAGCTCTCGACGCCCGAGCTCTACGCGAGCGGGCTCGGGCTGCCGGACGGCATCGCGTTCGACGAGCGCGGCCACCTGTTCGTCGCGGGCGCGGGCTCGATCTGGGTCGTGCTTCCCGAGGAGGCGCCCGCGGCGCGGCCGTTCGTCACCGCGGGCGACGTCTACGGCCCCGCGAGCCTCGCCTTCGGCTTCGGCACGGGCCGCGACCCGACCCGCCTCTACTTCACCAACTTCGGCTTCCCCGAGCTGGGCAGCGGCTCGACGGTGGCGTCGGTGCGCGTCGGCATCCGCGGCAACCGGCTGTACGCGCCCTGA
- a CDS encoding GNAT family N-acetyltransferase: protein MVEVPLREPIELRLGRKEDREFIVELATATFAALGDYRATMSSWLDAAEVGAVVATEAGHRRGFALVAVRQEIGFGRRPTAELLAIAIAPTQRRRGIGRMLLERAELLARGFSASEMRLHTAASNARAQRFFTAAGYQRTRERAAAYPSGEQALAMVKALG from the coding sequence GTGGTCGAGGTGCCGCTGCGCGAGCCGATCGAGCTCCGGCTGGGTCGGAAGGAGGACCGGGAGTTCATCGTCGAGCTCGCGACCGCGACCTTCGCGGCGCTCGGCGACTACCGCGCCACGATGTCGAGCTGGCTCGACGCGGCCGAGGTCGGCGCGGTGGTCGCGACCGAGGCGGGCCATCGACGCGGCTTCGCGCTGGTCGCCGTGCGCCAGGAGATCGGCTTCGGCCGCCGTCCGACGGCGGAGCTGCTCGCGATCGCGATCGCGCCGACGCAGCGGCGACGCGGCATCGGCCGCATGCTGCTCGAGCGCGCGGAGCTCCTCGCCCGCGGCTTCTCGGCGAGCGAGATGCGTCTGCACACGGCCGCGAGCAACGCGCGCGCGCAGCGCTTCTTCACCGCCGCGGGCTACCAGCGCACCCGCGAGCGCGCGGCGGCGTATCCGAGCGGCGAGCAGGCGCTCGCGATGGTGAAGGCGCTGGGCTGA